The sequence below is a genomic window from Draconibacterium halophilum.
AAGAGGCCATTAACCTAATCAAAGAATTAAAAGGTGAGTAATATAATTAAACGCTCTCTAACAGGAATTATTTACATTGCCGTAATGCTTGGCGGAACGCTGCTGCATCCTATAATTTTTGCAGTGGTTTTTGCAACACTTTTATTTATTACCCAATACGAATTTTATGCCCTGGTAGAAAAGGCCGGCCATCATCCTTCGCGAATTATCGGAAGTATTTTTGGCGTTATCTTTTTCCTTATTTGCTTTGGCTTGTCAAATAACTACCTGCCTCGTCAGTTTGGTTTTACATTTATACCTATTGTTGTGGTGTTGCTTATTGTTGAAATCTTTAGGAGCAACAAACACACCTTAGAAAACGGCGGTTTTAGCACACTCGGTTTTGCCTACATTGCCTTGCCGTTCAGCCTGATGAATTTTGTTGTAAACACAACGATAAATGGGCAAAATACTTTTTATCCGTGGATATTGGTTGGCGTCTTTTTTATTTTGTGGATAAACGATTCTGCAGCTTATCTGGTAGGCACACAATTTGGCAAACACAAAATGTGTAAGAATATTTCGCCGGCAAAATCGTGGGAAGGTTTAATTGGAGGAGCTGTTTTTGCAGTGATTATGGGAATAGTAAATTCCGTAATGTTCCAAGCGGTAAGTATGGTTAGTTGGATTGCAATTGCAATATTAACTGTTGTTTTTGGAACATTGGGCGACTTATTTGAATCAAAGATAAAACGCGAAATTGACGTGAAAGACTCGGGAACTTTTTTACCCGGACACGGCGGTTTTTTAGACCGATTAGATAGTTTGCTTTTTGTTATTCCTGCAATTTTTATTTGGCTAATTTTTACCGGAAACGTGTAAAACGTATTGACGAATGAAGAACATAATTAAACAAATACCCAATTTTATTACCACTCTTAACCTCTTATCAGGAGTAATTGCAACTATCTTTGCCATTGACGGACACCTGATTTGGGCAGGAATTTTTATTTGTGCAGCCGCCGTTTTCGACTTTGCCGACGGACTGGCCGCGCGCGCTTTAAAAGCCTATTCTGAAATCGGGAAGCAGCTCGATTCTTTATCCGATTTGGTGTCGTTTGGTGTAGCTCCGGGAGCCATATTATTTACCTTACTCGAGTTTTCGCTGTTTGGTAAAAACCAACCCATACACGAAATTAGTGCCGATTGGTGGCAGTGGATTATTCTTTTCTCAGCATTTTTAGTGCCGGTTTTTGGTGCTATTCGCCTGGCAAAATTCAATGTAATTACCAGCGACGAACCTTTTTTCAGAGGACTGCCCATTCCATCAAGCGGAATATTTTGGGCTTCGCTCGGGTTGATGCTCGAATTCCCGAAATACCATGATAATTTTCAATTGCTGTATTCTACAAAAAACCTGGTTATTCTGGGTATTTTCATGTCGGGAATGATGGTGATAAACTTGCCAATGTTCTCGCTAAAAGTAAATAACCTGCGTTTAAAAGAAAACTGGTATCGTTACCTTTTTCTCGCATTATCGGCTGTTCTACTAATTGTTTTTAACGTTTACGGACTGGCGCTGGTTATTCTACTCTACATTATTCTGAATGTAATTTTTTACCTGTTTAAGGTGGAGTTTTAGCAAAAGAAAAGGATCACGTTGAAAAACTGATGGATTAAAATATTGAGAAAGCAGTAGAATTGTTGTAAACAATGGAATGCTGTATAAACAAATTCTTGTAACTATAATTCAGATAAAATCACCTGAGAATAAAAGGGTATTAATTGACTGAAAACTTTGTGCGGGCTCGTCAAAAATCCCTGCCTACCGGCAGGCAGGCGTCAATCGGGGCATTGGGTTACATTGAAAAAACTCAAAGGTTTTTTTGACAAGATTCCCGCCTACCGGCCGGCAGGTTTGGTTCCTTTTTATCGAGTGAAAAAGGAACTGCCCGTCTGGCATTAAGACGAAAGTTACAGAAAGGAGCTTCTGTTAGAATTTTTCGCCATGTACTTTTCCAGGTGATACAAAAGAAAAGCCTCTGAAAACGGAAGAAAATATTTTCCCGAGGGAAAGATTAATAATACGCCATGACAAATTGACTTCCGAAACCAGAGGCTGATATCTTTAACTAATAGCTTAAATGCAGCTAATAACTGCACCTGTTACATACTTAACAACAAAGGGGGAAAGTTGTTTTTAATTTATCTAAATAATTGAATAGGAACTACTTCAAAGGTGCTGCAAATTTTATTACATCAGCATCGGTAATTTCTTTATCACAAAGAATGATCAGACGTTCAATCACATTTCTGAACTCGCGGATATTTCCGGTCCAGTTTATTTTTTGCAGCTCTTTTATCGCCTTGTCCGAGATAGATTTTTCCTGCATACCATACTCACCACAAATTTGCTTTATAAAATGACTGGCCAATAAAGGAACATCTTCAATGCGTTCGTTAAGCGTAGGAACACGAATTAGAATTACACTTAAACGGTGGTACAAATCTTCTCTAAATTTATTCTGATCAATCTCATCGGCCAGGTTTTTATTGGTTGCTGCCACCACGCGTACATCAACATTTATGTGTTTATCGCCGCCAACACGACTAATTATACTTTCCTGCAGCGCACGCAGAACTTTGGCTTGCGCCGAGAGACTCATATCGCCAATTTCATCCAGAAAAAGTGTTCCGCCATTGGCTTGTTCAAATTTTCCTTTACGCTGTTTCACTGCCGAAGTAAAAGCTCCTTTCTCATGACCAAACAATTCGCTTTCAATAAGCTCTGATGGAATTGCAGCGCAGTTCACCTCAACAAAAGGTCCAGATGCACGGTTGCTATGATCGTGAATTCGGCGTGCTACCAATTCTTTCCCCGATCCATTGGCACCGGTAATTAAAACACGTGCATCGGTTGGAGCCACACGATCGGCCATTTGAATAACTTCTGTTATAGCCTTCGATTCTCCTATGATCTCAAATTTCTTATTAACCTTTTTCTTCAGAATCTTTGTTTCGGTTACCAAAGTTGATTTGTCCATTGCGTTACGGATGGTAATTAGCAAACGGTTCAAATCAAGTGGTTTTTCGATATAATCGAAAGCACCTTTTTTAATCGAATCAACAGCGGTATCAATATTTCCGTGTCCCGAAATCATTACTACCGGAGTGTCGGGAGCCAAAACCACTAAACGTTCCAAAACTTCAATGCCATCCAGTCCCGGCATTTTTATATCACAAAGTACAATATCGTATTCGGCCGTACGAATCTTCTCAATTCCTTTTGTTCCATCTTCTGCCAGATCTACTTCATATTTCTCGTATTCAAGAATATCTTTGAGTGTATTTCTGATGCTTCTCTCGTCGTCTATAACCAGGATCTTTGACATGCGTTTCTGTTTTAATTTCGAATATAACAATAAATATAGGAGAACGCTTTACAAAAATGATTCCAATAAAAATTTAAAGACCTTCAAGGTTTTCGAAACCTTGAAGGTCTGATAAAGAAACAGCAACCTAGTGATAGCCTCACCTGGAGTGAGAGAAGCTTAAGTCCGGGGTTGTGTACATTAAGCATATACAGCCCCGGACTCTCTTTTTAGGCGCCAATAATCAGCGGTTATAAACCGCTGCACCCGAAAATCATTCTGCGCTTTCTCCAGTGATAGTCTCACCTTGAGTGAGACCATCACCAACTAGTAGTGTAATCTGCGAGCAATCTCTTTTCTGCGTAAATCATAAGAATCAGTGTCGTCAGCGTTCCAAACTTTCCCGAGTGATAGCCTCACTAGGAGTGAGACCATCACCAAAATGTAGCGTAATCTGCGAGCCATTTCATTTCAGCATAAACAAAAAAAATCCCGATGAAAAACTCACCGGGACTTTCAGAAATGTATATTAATATGGTTTTTTTAACACCCTCCTGCGGCAACGCTTGTTTTTTCGCGTCGGCGTACCTGCACAGGTTTGTTATCCTGATCAGAACTGATTTCCGAACCGTCTTTTGGAGCAGCCATTTCGGCGAAATTATACCTTGGGAAACCACTAAAATAGGCATCGTCGTTAATCGTATTATACAAATCAGCCTCATTGGCTTTGTAATATTCATAACCACCCAGCAAAAGTTTGATGTTGATAAAACCTACCTGGCGGAAAAACATCCACGGACCGTTGGCCTGCAGTTCGTTTTCGCCGTATAAAACAATAGTTACACCCATTTCGCGTAAGGCTTCTAATCGTTCTATATTATCGGGATCGGCTAACGTATTTGCCGACAAATTTTCGGCTCCGGGAATATGTCCCTGACCAAAAACAAAATTATCGCGGATATCAAACAAAACGATACTGTCGGGTTTATTGGCAATCACATCTTCCAGTTCCCAGGGGTAGAAATAATCCTCACCATCGAGTAAAGCTTCAACACTTTCGTCCATGCTTTTTTGGTATTCAAACAACGGTTTTGGCATGGTTAAAAAGCCAATAACGAGAATACCAACAAATATTGAAACTGCGATGATTGTTCTCCACGGATTTAGTTCATGTATATGCATGCTATTTATTTTTTCAAAAGTTAGAAATTAGCAACCACCAGCTGCAACATTTGTTTTTTCTCTCCGACGCACCTGCACCTCCACATTTTCGCCATCTGGAGCTGCCGACTCGGCACCGGTGAAATAAATTTGCGCTCCTTTGCGAAACGCATAAAGTTGATGATCAACAGAAGGTGCATCAGCATTAGGTTGCGAAGGATCAATTATGGTTTGCATCCAGGAGTTTAAGCCACCTTTCATTACATACGTTCCATCAATTCCCAATCGTTTGGTCAACACCCATG
It includes:
- a CDS encoding phosphatidate cytidylyltransferase is translated as MSNIIKRSLTGIIYIAVMLGGTLLHPIIFAVVFATLLFITQYEFYALVEKAGHHPSRIIGSIFGVIFFLICFGLSNNYLPRQFGFTFIPIVVVLLIVEIFRSNKHTLENGGFSTLGFAYIALPFSLMNFVVNTTINGQNTFYPWILVGVFFILWINDSAAYLVGTQFGKHKMCKNISPAKSWEGLIGGAVFAVIMGIVNSVMFQAVSMVSWIAIAILTVVFGTLGDLFESKIKREIDVKDSGTFLPGHGGFLDRLDSLLFVIPAIFIWLIFTGNV
- a CDS encoding CDP-alcohol phosphatidyltransferase family protein; amino-acid sequence: MKNIIKQIPNFITTLNLLSGVIATIFAIDGHLIWAGIFICAAAVFDFADGLAARALKAYSEIGKQLDSLSDLVSFGVAPGAILFTLLEFSLFGKNQPIHEISADWWQWIILFSAFLVPVFGAIRLAKFNVITSDEPFFRGLPIPSSGIFWASLGLMLEFPKYHDNFQLLYSTKNLVILGIFMSGMMVINLPMFSLKVNNLRLKENWYRYLFLALSAVLLIVFNVYGLALVILLYIILNVIFYLFKVEF
- a CDS encoding sigma-54-dependent transcriptional regulator, yielding MSKILVIDDERSIRNTLKDILEYEKYEVDLAEDGTKGIEKIRTAEYDIVLCDIKMPGLDGIEVLERLVVLAPDTPVVMISGHGNIDTAVDSIKKGAFDYIEKPLDLNRLLITIRNAMDKSTLVTETKILKKKVNKKFEIIGESKAITEVIQMADRVAPTDARVLITGANGSGKELVARRIHDHSNRASGPFVEVNCAAIPSELIESELFGHEKGAFTSAVKQRKGKFEQANGGTLFLDEIGDMSLSAQAKVLRALQESIISRVGGDKHINVDVRVVAATNKNLADEIDQNKFREDLYHRLSVILIRVPTLNERIEDVPLLASHFIKQICGEYGMQEKSISDKAIKELQKINWTGNIREFRNVIERLIILCDKEITDADVIKFAAPLK
- a CDS encoding rhodanese-like domain-containing protein, which produces MHIHELNPWRTIIAVSIFVGILVIGFLTMPKPLFEYQKSMDESVEALLDGEDYFYPWELEDVIANKPDSIVLFDIRDNFVFGQGHIPGAENLSANTLADPDNIERLEALREMGVTIVLYGENELQANGPWMFFRQVGFINIKLLLGGYEYYKANEADLYNTINDDAYFSGFPRYNFAEMAAPKDGSEISSDQDNKPVQVRRREKTSVAAGGC